The genomic DNA AGTACAAAATTCAGTCCATTAATTTCCATTCCGTTTTTGAAGTGAAATAGGacggaaaatttatttttatttattttttgtagtattcggaaaatatataagcaaatatatataatcattTTATGAATActctaaagaaatataaaaactttcttTCCGTCTAATTTCCATTCAAAAATTTGAAAGGGTTGAAATTGTATCGTTGccatttctttttaaaattttaagaaaaaaatatagataaagAAATACgataatataaatatcaaaGTTATAAAGAAGTTTAAGAAAGCTAAcagctgaatttttttttggattgctaCTGGTTTTTGAGTTTAAATGTTTTAGTTTATTGTGCaatgggtataaaaataataaggctcaacaattgtttttatttataacctgaacagggtatattaactttCCCTTTCAtttgaagtttgtaatacccagaagttAATGTCGCAGACCCTATGAAatacgtatataaatgatcacagAGATCAGCTGTCTGTATGTACTGGAACTAACTCCCGCAGTTTTTGATATCTATCTGACATTTTCACAGTTGCTTTTTTTCTGTTGAATATAAAAAGCTTCTTTCTACGAGAACTAGTCccttaatttttgagatatcgaagtGAAATTTAGAAATAGGATAAAGCTACCATACCAAATTGATCGACCataatcaagtccttgtatggaaaacttttttatttgaaaaattatcttcacgaaatttggcacagattattttccaaggcaacggtacaatcttcgaacatattgttcagaacggaccattatagcatatggcGAGAGTATCAAGATAATAGTGAATAACAAGTTGCCTACATTTAAGCGCTTTGATTGAAGGCATCTTtgcgtaaaaaattatattttgggtGTACAGTTAATATGAATTTTTGGAATACAAattcacaaattattttttaatataaacataattagaataaatttttaaattatgaaagactaatttatattcatatgtatgtatgtatatctgcaagATCGCCAAAAGTTCGCATCCATTGGCTCCGTCCGTGCATAAAAAGCGCTTGCAACACGAGATGATACGTGCAGCactaattatacatatgtatataccacgCCATGCATTTAAGAGATCATCACATATCAAAATACCTAATTATCTTAAGAGAAGGCCACATTTGATTAAACAGTTGATAATCATCCAACCGAGAAAATACTTACGTCATttaaaggcaacaatgtatgATATGGAAAAAAGAAACACTTGACATTAAATCTCTTAAACCGTAACAGAAGTTGAACTTCAGTGCTTAATTAAGCTTGACAACATTGaagcaaaaatatacatatatgtatatatattagtataccatatattttcttatgtgtgtgcatgttcaTGAAGGTAAAGATGTTGAAAAAacgataaaaatgtaaatatagtGTAAACTGGGTGTTTCCTTGAAGGCAAGTTTTATTATACACTTGCaggaacatattatataaatacatacttaagtaCTTACTACTGCGAAGGTTACTAAAAGTCTCATTGAAGCTGCGtacttttatgtcaaagatTTGAAAACTTTCAAGTTGCTTTTTCGCTGGTTGGTAGCTTTGGCGAAATTTTGTGAGTGAGTTTTATAGCGTGAATTCTTAATCAACTCTAGTTTCAGGCTAGTTTATTAAACCTCGCTCGATACTCGCTGGAAGCTAAAAGGTACTTTAATCTCGGGGTTAACGCAATCTGGGTTGTTGAGTGTCTCGATGTTCCCATGCGACTTATTGTTGAACTGAACGACACAATTTTGTCGTAAGCTTAGCGAGAGGTAAACTACCTATACTTGCACGGTTGGGAGGTTCTTCTTATCTAGCTTGATTCGCATGAGGTTTCGTGAGATCTTGGATCTCTAAAAGTTTCGTCTCACTCTAGTTGTAGAAATTTTGTTTGGCCAGTCTCTGATTGGTATTTTTGCTGCAAGACTAAAAGTCTTGCCAGATTTCAAATGGCGAAATTGCTGAAATATGTGGAAGAAGCATCATCTCAGCACTTCCTTGTGGACTATCCCGCTTTTGTGAAACCCTGACGGAAACACCTGGACTCCTACTCGCTTAGTCACCCAGGTGAATTATATGGAATCGGAAAACAATCAGATTAGCAAATTTGTGACGGGCAAGATGGTTCGCCGGTATATAATGGTTTAAAGCAACGTCAGTTCGGTTACCGAATTTATTATTGCCTGAATTTGAGGGTAAATTCACTCCTTTTGTTAGTGCTTCACCCTTAGCACGGAATGCAGCGATATTGTGACTGATTATTTACTAACCCAAAAAAATACAGATACCCCATAGGATGGAGACtcacaactaaatattttaattaaaataatttaaaaatgttagttAGAATTGCAAAATcttgtaataaaaaagaaaaaaaaattaaaattgtaggAAATACCATAACCAAACTTGAAGGTTGCCAGAAAatacattaattaaataaaaattattttatttgcactttatatattaaatttcggGCTTTTTGCTATGCAGATACCTTTgcgcatacaaacacatatacaaatatgcatgCAACGCCGTGAACATGGCGAACCCAATGACGTATGAATTTATGATTTATAAATTCGCAACAGATCCACAGATATGCAACTAACCCCATTAACGTTTTCCACGCTTTGATGTAGGAACctcaaaagaagaaaaaattaaacatttatatatttacttacaacATCGCGCACATGGCATTGTAACCCAGTGAGTTTGTGTATAAATCCAGCGCTGAAGATTACGCAATTTCCAACGGGCATTGTAACAGTGTTTGCAGTTAATGCGAAACTGGCAGTGAAACAAAACATTATATTACCGACTCGTAAACGTTGCGGTTTAGTCAACCGATAACCGATGGAGGTCTCGCAAAAAGTGCGCGCGCAGATTGTAAACGTAATTGAATGTAAAAAtgcacatataaatttttaaagtctACAAGTTTACAACTTACATAATCAGCGAGCGAGCATTGCATTTTactacacacacaaatgcagtTTGCACATTCGCAATCAATTCCGCAATGCGTCGGTCACTTGGCCAATTCCGCTGTCAACCGGTTTGTTGTCTTTTCCGTTGTCCGGTAATGccgaaacaaaagcaaaaagtcgcaaacataaataaagagaaaaaaaacgaaattcttTGTGTTATGTAATTTTTGGACTCTACAGGTTTTCAGTGGTCTGGGCGTGTGGCAATGCAACGTCAGCAGAACAAAAATCAAGTATCTACTAAATGTTGGTTATGGCTTGTTGCACGAACAAATTGCTTGGTATGTAATTAAAGTCTGTATGTTGTGCATAAAACCGGCCCGGCTAGAACTTGCATAAGCAGGAAGTTTTTTGGTGATTTTACGGAACGGCTGAATTGAATATTTGGCTGTGTGTGTATGGGTACTATTAGAAATGTGTCTATCGACAGCGTGAAgcataattatatttacattatcaaaaatataaataaaaaacacgaTATATGAGctgaaaacaatttatttattatgaaagtAAGAAagagtaattttttaaactcaCATCAACTACAACTAATATCTCATTACCTTACCACTGTTCTGCGAGCGGACGGTAAAAATTTTCCCAACGTTGGCTTGACAGATGCTTCATAAAAATTTCGCAGCTTCTTCTTCCTTCCTTCAAAAAGCAGTGAATTTCCGCATGAACTCCGAGGTGGCCAGTCAATTTCAATCTTCGCTATGCTCTAATCAAATAATCGCTGTTTCAAGAGCACCAACGTAAGCGGAGCACTCTTTATGTTCAGCTCCAAGACGTCCTAAGGGAACTCTAGTAATCTCTGCTACATTAGAtatatgagatatataatttatattaacgaTAATTGTTTAAAATCCTGAACTTTTCTTTCCAATTCATCAAATTGAATATGTTGAACGATGTACCATAATCCTAACATTCGTTTTACAGAAGCTGGAAACATTGTGGACATATTCAGATTATCAGATATCTTAGATACCAGATTATTTTGCGCTTTTACTTGGTTTTTCCAGCTGTGGTACTAATGTATGTAAAATAAGCTTATGCTATTCACTAAGCTGTCGTAGGCCGCTCCTAACTTCTTTTTAGTGATTACGTCAAACTGATTCGCTGGCTTAGATTCTGTGTGATAGCCATGATGCTCTACGCTTGTTATCCAGGAATAGaatttttgcaataacaacacaAGTTTTCAAATGTTTAAGGTTTCCATTTagctttttacaaaaatttatgatttaaacCTTAACTAAAACTCATTGATCCAAACGGGATAAGATTGCCGAAATAACAACACTTGTCCGGGTAAAATCCGGGTCatttccggtaacgtagaaccggctgttgtgggaattgaatGATTCAAAGCTCTTATATTTTGCTTTCGAAGCATGTATCGCATTGCATCATCGCTACACGAGAGACAAATCGTTCTGGCAAAGCTGAGATAgttgaaaacttaaatttacCAACCCAGTTAACACAGTTCTCGAGTGTTGTGGATAATTCAAATTATAGTGATGTTTCTCTTGGTAAAAGTTATACTTGTAGCAGAGATGCTTTCAAGACTTTTCTGTGGCaactttatgtatataattgtattAAAGTTTCTCACGTCCATAGGTAAGAACAACATCATTTTCCCTTCTTCATCATTTTGCTATCATTAGCGATATTAGTATAATTTTTCTATCAAAGGGAGTACCTAGAGGTCAAACTTTGTAACATTTTCCGTTATTCAGGGAATTTATGCATTTAGTGAAATTTCTGGTGCATTAAACTCTGCAGCTCTCCATTCAACCAAACTAGCACTGGCCGGAAAGGTTAGTTTTCATCAAATTTTCGTCACATCGCTTAATAACTAATGAAGTTTGACACATACTATACTTTTAAGAAacttaataaagttttaaatttttaaaataaaattttattaaaaacttcaaaaaaaccaaaaattaataaattaatttttcaggtTATCTCTACATAGACCAAAGATGAATGCTTAAAGCAATATGTggatgtatatacaatacatgagTAAGTGAATGAtagaatttcgaaaattatagaaattaaaaaattttgtttcagtCTTTCAGACCTTTTTCCCATGGGTCCTCAGGTACTCTAGACGCAACTGTCGTGTCATCACATGAGCAATACGTATGCGCAGCCACTCTGGACTCAGTTTCATGAAAAAATACTGAAGCATAATAATTTACGCCAATTAGAAAGCGCACATagaatcaaaatattatattggtaTAAgtgtatacataggtatatatatatagcttgtttttgttgttaaaaatgTTGGTTCGAAAATGTTccaaacttttaatatttcatgTCTGATATGTttagtatacttgtatgtagtagAAAAAATCGTTTCAAAATCACTTACCTGCAGCCCATGTGTCCAATATCCCGTCGTCTCTGCCGATTTGCCCAAAGTAAAAACAGCTGAGCGCGTAAAGCTCTTAACATCCGGTATTAGAAAGCCACCTTTCATAACTGTATCCGAATATTGATTCATTTTTGTGACCAAAAAGAGCGGTGTGACACACTGTACTGTTATATTATGTTCGGCCAATTCACGCTCGATCGCTTGAGAGAAACATCTCACATAGCGCTTGGTAGCGGCATAAACCGCCATATAGGGTATAGGCTGCAATTCACTGCCAGATGATATATTGACAATAGCACCACGTTTCTGCTTCTTCAGTTCTGGTATGAGCATCCGCGACATTATGGTTACAGCGGCGACATTTATATTGATCAGATCCCAAATAGTATCTTCGGGTATTTTGGAGAGCTCATCGGGGTAGTCGTACATTTTGCCAACATTGTTAACTGTAAATCGATGTGAGGGGGTTTcaagtaatatacaatttttgagtaaaaataataGATGTGGGGAGTTGcaagtaatatacaattttaagtaaaaattctaTTTCTGTCAAGGATCAGCCGTTCCTTTTGTAGCACCGATTTTGGGATAATAATCATAGTTGCAACACTTACCCAATATGCCTACTGGTATGCCACTCAGCTCCCGTTCAATGTGTGCATACACCTCACGCCCCTTGGCGAAGTCTGCAACGATCCATTTTGTCTTCACTTTGTACtcattttctgtaaaaaataatatattttttaaaattctgtataaatttttataatttttaaatcaagttAGATagagattaaatattttttgtatagaaTTTTATCATCAAAGAATATTAAATACCAACTGCAATAAAAGGTCATTTGGTAGCCTTTGTTTTCGTTCTTCGATTTGCTTATAAATGACATGCATTGTGTCTTCGAGTATTCGAAATTAACACaacttatttatgtttttttttaagtatttcaatattttagtatattgaCAATTATTGCACTATTCAGTAATTTGCTTACCGATCTCCTCTGCTACCGCTATGAGCTTCTCCTTGGTACGCGAGATGAGCACCACATTTATGCCTTGTTTGGCTAATTCTTTAGCATATTCCCGTCCAATGCCATCCGTTGAACCGGTGATTActgaaaagttgaaaaaattggTGTGTTGTAAGTAAATTGAACACAAAGAAAATGGTAGTTAAAGCTTATGATTGTCATTAACAGCTAAATGCTAATTGTTCTTTTTTGTGGGTTGGCTAATGGTGCCAGCATTATATTGTAAAACGATATGTATTCAAGTAATGTGCATAATGTTTGAGCATGTGGGAAATATGGGTTTTTATATACTAACTACATAACTCATTAATGTGTTGTAAACATAGCGTAAATATACTTTAAACAATTTAGATACAAACATTTGAGAAAACTTATGatcttgaaaatttaaaaaaaaatatttttttttttaatgcttagtgtatattattttttgatttgctGTGATCAGAGTTCGTTTCCGTGACAAACCTCGCTTCGCTTACTGGAAATAGGAAGGATTCCTCTATTATTTAATGTGGCTTCAGACCATTTGCCTTTTATTGACTGGTTCATTTAACTTTACACTTAAAGGGAATCGCTAATCAACATTCGAGCAAAGTTTGATTATCTGTGGAAAATAAGATATACAAAAAGTTGCTTGGGCGacgatttttacaaataaaaaatttaaaaaaatatatatataaaaatattataaaattttttagttttcactgGAATAATCGTTAAGAAGCCATGAAAAAATCTTTAGCGTAAGCTGTTTTATAGATAATATAAGTGTTTGGGGTTTAAATCCCTCGATATCGTGGAGGAAAATGTGCTCGTGTCTAATGTTGGAGCTTTCAACATTTCTTATAAATCTATTCCACCTTTTTcagttcatttcttttatgggTAAGAAGATCTCATAATCGATCTCCACGTCGCTCGAAGTCTTAaaaagtgtatgaaaaattttataaaatgtcgTTTTTATgcaattaagtaaaatttaactGAGTCTGACTCAAATTTATTAAGACGTATGACAATAGAAAAATAGCTGGTGGTGTTGACAGTGTGATTTTTTATTCTGTGAGAAAAATTCCGTCGATAGAAGAGTACGACAGATGCTTGAGGCTTGCGAAAATCAGAAATTTGAGATCAGAAACCTTAAG from Bactrocera oleae isolate idBacOlea1 chromosome 3, idBacOlea1, whole genome shotgun sequence includes the following:
- the LOC106622762 gene encoding inactive hydroxysteroid dehydrogenase-like protein 1 isoform X1, encoding MIPLDEVSIYTLLRMAFVWQLLSFGVYLVGLLAIAIFFFDNFKSVVLIVKAILEPYFQPQLPQTLLEKFGKWAVITGSTDGIGREYAKELAKQGINVVLISRTKEKLIAVAEEIENEYKVKTKWIVADFAKGREVYAHIERELSGIPVGILVNNVGKMYDYPDELSKIPEDTIWDLININVAAVTIMSRMLIPELKKQKRGAIVNISSGSELQPIPYMAVYAATKRYVRCFSQAIERELAEHNITVQCVTPLFLVTKMNQYSDTVMKGGFLIPDVKSFTRSAVFTLGKSAETTGYWTHGLQYFFMKLSPEWLRIRIAHVMTRQLRLEYLRTHGKKV
- the LOC106622762 gene encoding inactive hydroxysteroid dehydrogenase-like protein 1 isoform X2 — translated: MAFVWQLLSFGVYLVGLLAIAIFFFDNFKSVVLIVKAILEPYFQPQLPQTLLEKFGKWAVITGSTDGIGREYAKELAKQGINVVLISRTKEKLIAVAEEIENEYKVKTKWIVADFAKGREVYAHIERELSGIPVGILVNNVGKMYDYPDELSKIPEDTIWDLININVAAVTIMSRMLIPELKKQKRGAIVNISSGSELQPIPYMAVYAATKRYVRCFSQAIERELAEHNITVQCVTPLFLVTKMNQYSDTVMKGGFLIPDVKSFTRSAVFTLGKSAETTGYWTHGLQYFFMKLSPEWLRIRIAHVMTRQLRLEYLRTHGKKV